Proteins encoded by one window of Synechococcus sp. WH 7805:
- a CDS encoding SufD family Fe-S cluster assembly protein has translation MVNTVLAPVQKRGQANLEKLGLPTRRQEAWRLTDLKRLKAMASLPHVAGADQSSWPSVDQGVIRLVIGTDSDPLEGIQLPEGVSPLSEAELEQALGHTLDRCGCAEVWPVELNHAHSRRVLALRVRGSVAPLEIVLAAGDGLIATRVLLLLEEKAELDLLQVIPAERDNAAAPLAHSHVIEVHLGQEARLRHGLLASASGDTSLLAHLAVEQEPRSSYDFVSVCRGWRFGRLEPRVLQVDGQATTRLNGLAMTGGDEQFATHTGVCFQGPEGSLDQLQKAVAADRSHSIFNGAIQVPRAAQRTDASQLSRNLLLSSQARVDAKPELEIVADDVRCAHGATVSQLQQDQLFYLRSRGVAADEAAALLLKGYCCDVVDRLPSVAPSWLASSAVKDPARPL, from the coding sequence ATGGTCAACACCGTGTTGGCACCAGTTCAGAAGCGAGGGCAGGCCAACCTCGAGAAGCTCGGCTTGCCAACCCGACGTCAGGAAGCCTGGCGGCTCACGGATCTCAAGCGGCTGAAGGCGATGGCGTCCCTTCCACATGTCGCAGGCGCCGATCAGAGTTCCTGGCCGTCGGTTGACCAGGGTGTCATCCGCCTTGTGATCGGGACAGATTCCGATCCCCTGGAGGGGATTCAGCTTCCAGAGGGCGTGTCGCCTCTGAGCGAGGCCGAGCTTGAGCAGGCCCTTGGACACACCCTGGATCGCTGCGGTTGTGCCGAGGTTTGGCCCGTGGAACTCAACCATGCCCACAGTCGGCGCGTCTTGGCTCTGCGGGTGCGTGGCTCGGTGGCCCCTCTCGAGATCGTGCTGGCTGCAGGCGATGGCCTGATTGCTACGCGGGTACTCCTGCTTCTGGAGGAAAAAGCGGAGCTGGACTTGCTTCAGGTGATTCCAGCCGAACGCGACAACGCAGCTGCACCTTTGGCCCACAGCCACGTGATTGAGGTGCATCTCGGGCAGGAGGCTCGTCTGCGCCACGGTCTTCTGGCCAGTGCGAGTGGTGACACCTCTCTGCTTGCTCATCTGGCGGTGGAGCAGGAACCTCGCAGCAGCTATGACTTCGTGAGTGTTTGCCGTGGTTGGCGCTTCGGCAGGCTGGAGCCCCGGGTGCTGCAGGTGGATGGACAGGCCACCACCCGGCTGAATGGTCTGGCGATGACCGGTGGGGATGAACAATTTGCCACCCATACCGGCGTTTGCTTTCAAGGCCCGGAGGGATCACTCGATCAGCTTCAGAAAGCAGTGGCGGCTGATCGGTCTCACAGCATCTTCAATGGTGCGATTCAGGTGCCCCGGGCTGCGCAGCGCACGGATGCATCCCAGCTCAGCCGCAATCTGCTGCTGTCCAGTCAGGCCCGCGTCGATGCCAAGCCAGAGCTGGAGATCGTGGCCGACGATGTGCGTTGTGCCCACGGAGCCACGGTCAGCCAGCTGCAGCAGGATCAGCTGTTTTACTTGCGCAGCCGAGGCGTGGCTGCTGATGAAGCTGCTGCGCTGTTGCTGAAGGGCTACTGCTGCGATGTGGTGGATCGTCTTCCTTCAGTGGCGCCCTCCTGGCTGGCATCCTCTGCCGTCAAGGATCCCGCCCGCCCCCTATGA
- the mtnA gene encoding S-methyl-5-thioribose-1-phosphate isomerase, protein MNIDGQAWRTIGLEPGGRSVWVIDQTQLPHQFRTLTLSTCAQAAEAIRTMVVRGAPLIGVTGAYGLMLALQDDPEDAALTAAFDQLNATRPTAVNLRWALERVHDRVRPLPPEQRAGAARQEAGLIAEEDVAMCAAIGDHGLEVFQRLAAARPQARQGMPFQVLTHCNAGWLATVDWGTALAPVYKAHRAGLNIHVWVDETRPRNQGASLTAYELGREGVPHTVIVDNAGGHLMQHGEVDAVIVGTDRTTRRGDVCNKIGTYLKALAAHDNGVPFYVALPASTIDWSLDDGVADIPIEARSAEEVTHIQGRGTDGVITRVQLTPDGSKGFNPAFDVTPARLVTGLITERGVAEASETGLRRLYANA, encoded by the coding sequence ATGAACATTGATGGCCAGGCCTGGCGCACCATCGGGCTTGAACCAGGCGGTCGCTCGGTGTGGGTGATCGACCAAACCCAGCTCCCCCATCAGTTTCGAACTCTCACCCTCAGCACCTGTGCGCAGGCGGCCGAGGCCATCCGCACGATGGTGGTTCGCGGCGCTCCGCTCATCGGCGTGACCGGTGCCTACGGGCTGATGCTGGCTCTGCAGGATGATCCCGAGGATGCGGCACTGACAGCGGCTTTTGACCAGCTCAACGCCACCAGGCCCACAGCGGTGAATCTGCGCTGGGCCCTGGAGCGCGTGCACGATCGGGTGCGTCCCCTGCCGCCGGAACAACGGGCTGGCGCGGCCAGGCAGGAGGCGGGTCTGATCGCCGAGGAGGACGTGGCGATGTGTGCGGCCATCGGCGATCACGGCCTTGAGGTCTTCCAGAGGCTGGCGGCGGCTCGCCCCCAGGCACGGCAGGGGATGCCCTTCCAGGTGCTGACCCACTGCAACGCCGGCTGGCTGGCCACCGTGGATTGGGGCACTGCTCTGGCTCCCGTCTACAAGGCCCATCGCGCCGGACTCAACATTCATGTGTGGGTGGATGAGACCCGTCCTCGGAACCAAGGGGCTTCACTCACCGCCTATGAGCTGGGGCGGGAGGGTGTCCCTCACACGGTGATCGTCGACAACGCCGGCGGCCATCTGATGCAGCATGGTGAGGTTGATGCGGTGATCGTTGGCACCGACCGCACCACGCGCCGCGGCGATGTCTGCAACAAGATCGGCACTTACCTGAAGGCCCTGGCCGCCCACGACAACGGCGTTCCGTTTTACGTGGCACTTCCTGCTTCCACGATCGACTGGAGCTTGGATGACGGTGTGGCTGACATCCCGATTGAAGCCCGGTCTGCCGAGGAGGTGACCCACATTCAGGGGCGCGGCACGGACGGAGTGATCACTCGTGTGCAGCTCACACCCGATGGCAGCAAGGGGTTCAATCCCGCCTTTGACGTCACCCCAGCCCGCCTTGTGACTGGTCTGATCACGGAACGGGGTGTGGCGGAGGCCAGTGAGACCGGCCTTAGAAGGTTGTATGCGAATGCCTGA
- a CDS encoding SufS family cysteine desulfurase codes for MTTLSRDIGVTLAERTRADFPILAQVSAQGDPLVYLDHAATSQKPQVVLDALRSYYSCDNANVHRGAHQLSARATDAFEGARAAVARFLGAAGPEEVVFTRNATEAINLVARTWGDDNLQAGDEVLLSVMEHHSNLVPWQQLAQRTGCVLRHVGITGSGELDLDDLRRQLNKRTRLVSLVHISNTLGCRNPVEEIAALAHGVGALMLVDACQSLAHQSTDVQRLGADFLVGSSHKLCGPTGMGFLWARKELLEAMPPFLGGGEMIQDVYLDHSTWASLPHKFEAGTPAIGEAVGMGAAIAYLEELGLEQIAAWEAQLTCHLFHKLESIEGLFILGPTPEQQPGRGALATFLVDGVHANDIASMLDLAGICIRSGHHCCQPLHRHFNVTGSARASLSFTTTFEEIDRFAAELQGVLAFFREHG; via the coding sequence ATGACCACACTTTCTCGTGACATTGGCGTAACGCTTGCGGAACGGACTCGTGCCGATTTTCCGATCTTGGCTCAGGTGTCCGCTCAAGGTGATCCTTTGGTCTATCTCGACCACGCGGCGACCAGTCAGAAGCCCCAGGTAGTGCTCGACGCCCTGCGCAGCTACTACAGCTGCGACAACGCCAATGTGCACCGGGGAGCACATCAGCTCAGCGCCCGTGCCACGGATGCCTTTGAGGGGGCCCGCGCTGCTGTCGCCCGATTCCTGGGGGCTGCCGGCCCTGAGGAGGTGGTGTTCACCCGCAATGCCACCGAGGCCATCAATCTGGTCGCACGCACCTGGGGAGATGACAACCTTCAGGCCGGCGATGAGGTGCTGCTCAGCGTGATGGAGCACCACAGCAATCTCGTTCCCTGGCAGCAGCTTGCCCAGCGCACGGGTTGCGTGCTGCGTCATGTGGGGATCACCGGGAGTGGAGAGCTCGACCTCGATGACCTTCGCCGGCAGCTCAACAAGCGCACTCGATTGGTGAGCCTTGTGCACATCAGCAACACCCTCGGGTGTCGCAATCCAGTGGAGGAGATCGCGGCTTTAGCTCATGGTGTCGGTGCTCTCATGCTCGTTGACGCCTGCCAGAGCCTGGCCCACCAATCCACCGATGTGCAGCGCCTGGGAGCTGATTTCCTCGTGGGGTCCTCCCACAAGCTGTGCGGTCCTACTGGAATGGGCTTTCTTTGGGCGCGAAAAGAGCTGCTCGAGGCCATGCCTCCGTTTCTGGGAGGTGGAGAAATGATCCAGGATGTGTACCTCGATCACAGCACCTGGGCGTCTCTGCCCCATAAGTTCGAGGCAGGTACCCCCGCCATTGGCGAAGCGGTGGGGATGGGTGCGGCGATCGCTTACCTGGAAGAACTTGGGCTTGAGCAGATCGCTGCCTGGGAAGCGCAACTCACGTGCCATCTGTTTCACAAGCTCGAGAGCATCGAGGGGCTGTTCATCCTTGGTCCCACCCCTGAGCAGCAGCCTGGACGGGGAGCCCTCGCCACATTTCTGGTTGATGGTGTCCACGCCAACGACATCGCCTCCATGCTGGATCTCGCTGGAATCTGCATCCGCAGCGGACATCACTGCTGCCAGCCCCTGCATCGGCATTTCAACGTGACTGGCTCGGCCAGGGCCAGTCTCAGCTTCACCACGACGTTTGAGGAGATCGATCGTTTTGCGGCTGAGCTTCAAGGCGTGCTCGCGTTCTTCAGGGAGCACGGCTGA
- a CDS encoding class II aldolase/adducin family protein, with the protein MPEQALREQMVALARRMNASGLNQGTSGNLSARIPGGLLITPSSLPYEQMESDDLVAIDFNGSLSAESRRRPSSEWRLHADVLAARPELQAVLHCHPIHGTALACHDRGIPPFHYMTAVAGGDDIRCAPYATFGTQELSRFTVEAMVDRKACLLARHGLVSAGESLDQALSIAVEVETLARMYLQALQLGEPPLLTSAQMDAVHAQFRGLHYGQSQGRTQ; encoded by the coding sequence ATGCCTGAGCAGGCGCTGCGTGAGCAGATGGTGGCGTTGGCCAGGCGCATGAATGCCTCGGGGCTTAACCAGGGCACCTCCGGTAATCTCTCCGCCCGCATTCCCGGTGGCTTGCTGATCACACCCAGCTCGTTGCCTTACGAGCAGATGGAGTCTGATGATCTGGTGGCGATCGATTTCAATGGATCGCTTTCGGCCGAGAGTCGTCGTCGCCCGTCGTCCGAATGGCGCCTGCACGCGGATGTGCTTGCGGCTCGGCCAGAACTGCAGGCTGTGTTGCACTGCCATCCGATCCATGGAACAGCTCTGGCCTGCCACGATCGGGGCATACCACCGTTCCACTACATGACTGCGGTGGCCGGCGGCGACGACATCCGCTGTGCGCCCTACGCCACCTTCGGAACGCAGGAGCTCTCGCGCTTCACTGTTGAGGCGATGGTTGATCGCAAGGCCTGCCTCTTGGCCAGGCATGGTCTCGTGAGTGCCGGTGAAAGCCTGGATCAGGCTCTGAGCATTGCCGTGGAAGTGGAGACCTTGGCTCGGATGTACCTGCAGGCGCTTCAGCTCGGGGAACCGCCTCTGCTGACCTCGGCACAGATGGATGCGGTGCATGCCCAGTTCCGTGGCCTCCATTACGGCCAGTCGCAGGGACGGACCCAGTGA
- a CDS encoding class I fructose-bisphosphate aldolase, whose product MAIANRPLSDWLGAEAELILNTPPRVSREQLHLPNTHVVDRFSLSDRNPQVLRSIQQMYGSGRLANTGYLSILPVDQGIEHSAAHSFAPNPDYFDSEAIVELAVEAGCNAVCSTLGVLGSVARKWAHRIPFMVKVNHNQLLTAPNVHEQILFASVDQAWNMGAVAIGATIYFGSDDCNRELQQIAALFEHAHDRGLATVLWCYLRNPIFKQPEADYHLSADLTGQAVHLGVTIGADIIKQKLPANNGGYPAVAKALGQSFGMTDDRIYSELSSENPVDLCRYQVLNCYAGRIGLINSGGASGSDDMHEAIRTAVINKRAGGSGLIMGRKAFQKPRQEGVDLIHAVQDVYLSPEVTIA is encoded by the coding sequence ATGGCCATTGCCAACCGCCCGCTCAGCGACTGGCTTGGAGCCGAAGCTGAATTGATCCTGAACACGCCGCCAAGGGTGAGCAGAGAACAACTCCACCTACCCAACACCCACGTGGTGGATCGATTCAGCCTGTCGGACCGCAATCCGCAGGTATTGCGAAGCATTCAACAGATGTATGGGAGTGGTCGCTTAGCCAACACCGGGTACCTGTCCATCCTCCCGGTCGACCAGGGCATCGAACACTCTGCAGCTCACTCCTTCGCCCCCAACCCCGACTATTTCGATAGCGAGGCGATCGTCGAGCTGGCTGTCGAGGCCGGCTGCAATGCCGTGTGCTCCACTCTCGGCGTTCTGGGTTCCGTGGCCCGGAAGTGGGCGCACCGCATTCCCTTCATGGTGAAGGTGAACCACAACCAACTGCTCACGGCACCGAACGTGCATGAGCAAATCTTGTTCGCATCGGTGGACCAGGCCTGGAACATGGGTGCCGTGGCCATCGGTGCCACCATTTATTTCGGGAGCGACGACTGCAACAGGGAGCTGCAACAGATTGCTGCCCTGTTCGAACATGCCCACGATCGCGGCCTGGCCACGGTGCTCTGGTGCTATCTGCGCAATCCGATCTTCAAACAGCCCGAAGCCGATTACCACCTCTCCGCAGACCTCACCGGTCAAGCGGTCCACCTCGGGGTCACAATCGGTGCCGACATCATCAAGCAAAAGCTGCCGGCCAACAACGGTGGCTACCCCGCTGTAGCCAAAGCTCTCGGCCAGTCTTTTGGCATGACAGACGATCGCATCTACAGCGAGCTGTCGAGTGAGAATCCAGTCGATCTTTGCCGTTACCAGGTTCTCAATTGCTACGCAGGCCGGATCGGCCTGATCAACAGCGGCGGTGCCTCTGGCAGTGACGACATGCATGAAGCGATCCGTACAGCCGTCATCAACAAACGAGCCGGGGGCAGCGGACTGATCATGGGACGCAAAGCATTCCAGAAGCCTCGGCAGGAGGGCGTGGATCTGATCCACGCGGTTCAGGACGTGTATCTGAGTCCCGAAGTCACCATCGCTTGA
- a CDS encoding ferredoxin-thioredoxin reductase catalytic domain-containing protein → MTDAPAGTSEPTVESLEVIRKFAETYAQRTGTYFCSDPGVTAVVLKGLARHKDELGGALCPCRHYEDKEAEVSQAFWNCPCVPMRERKECHCMLFLTEDNPFRGDDQTITTETIHATAG, encoded by the coding sequence ATGACAGACGCCCCTGCCGGCACTTCAGAACCGACTGTTGAGAGCCTTGAGGTCATCCGTAAATTTGCTGAGACCTACGCCCAGCGCACAGGGACTTATTTCTGTAGCGATCCTGGTGTGACTGCTGTCGTGCTGAAAGGACTAGCGCGTCATAAGGATGAACTCGGTGGTGCGCTCTGTCCCTGCCGCCATTACGAGGACAAGGAAGCGGAGGTGTCTCAGGCGTTCTGGAACTGTCCTTGCGTGCCGATGCGTGAGCGCAAGGAATGCCACTGCATGCTGTTCCTCACGGAGGACAACCCTTTCCGGGGTGACGATCAGACGATCACTACCGAAACCATTCACGCCACTGCCGGCTGA
- a CDS encoding class I SAM-dependent methyltransferase: MSLFEQQWQTYRTVLEHDAMEHRAAAAATAEALQAWLAERPAHRSPPSLVDLGCGDLARMADIFRTLPLGTYTGLDLTASVLPLAARAMGEAPFPCTWQQGDLLDWAERPTPLAEGSKPERVDVIHSAFAIHHLSDSQKIQFLRGARNRIKPDGLLLWVDVFQNADDSRETYLDRYIDRVRDWPALNTLQTKAIVEHMQEFDWPAQRGTIETIAAQEGWSWRWAWSSSHGSEALAVLQPCSLKNASTP; encoded by the coding sequence GTGAGCCTGTTTGAACAGCAGTGGCAGACCTACCGCACCGTGCTCGAGCACGACGCCATGGAACACCGGGCGGCGGCGGCCGCTACGGCCGAGGCGCTGCAGGCCTGGCTGGCGGAACGACCCGCTCACCGGTCCCCACCATCCCTCGTGGATCTTGGCTGCGGCGACCTGGCCCGCATGGCCGACATCTTCAGGACCTTGCCACTGGGTACCTACACAGGCCTGGACCTGACAGCGTCGGTACTGCCTCTGGCCGCCAGAGCGATGGGTGAGGCGCCGTTCCCCTGCACATGGCAGCAAGGCGATCTCCTCGATTGGGCGGAACGGCCCACTCCTCTGGCGGAGGGCAGCAAGCCTGAGCGCGTGGATGTGATTCATTCCGCTTTCGCGATTCACCACCTCAGCGACAGCCAAAAAATTCAGTTTCTGCGGGGAGCCAGGAATCGGATCAAGCCCGACGGCTTGCTGCTGTGGGTGGATGTGTTCCAGAACGCCGACGATTCCAGGGAGACCTACCTCGATCGTTACATCGATCGGGTGCGCGACTGGCCCGCGCTCAACACCCTGCAGACCAAAGCCATTGTTGAACACATGCAGGAGTTCGACTGGCCGGCCCAACGCGGCACGATCGAGACGATCGCAGCCCAAGAGGGCTGGAGCTGGCGCTGGGCCTGGAGCAGCTCCCATGGGAGCGAGGCTCTCGCCGTGCTTCAGCCGTGCTCCCTGAAGAACGCGAGCACGCCTTGA
- a CDS encoding sodium/glutamate symporter: MTQPICLAGHPREPTVPPRWQPAGTHATFMGLKLFDVLVAFAGLSLLLLAGMALRQRLRWLRALGIPEALVAGLLGLLVGPFGLWSVFPDAVYRVWSQTPGVLISLVFATLFLGQRLPSPRVIWNRAAGQTAFGMVLGFGQYLVGALLVLGVLQPLFGTDPLMAALIEVGFEGGHGTAAGMGPTFTELGLPSGETLGLAMATVGVLTAVLLGSTLVVIGRSRRWLSQGESEAASSASATPLMRTGDGDPMSADERLALETAAGTVESERTQSMTIDALTVNGALAGGGVGLGILLKAGLTQLGGLAGGEATARLLAAIPVFPLAMVGGLIVQVLLQRSRQTRLVSPVAQASIGSLAMDLLITAAMASLNLPLLEENWLPFALLAAAGLTWNVCAFLWLAPRIFGDHWFERGIADFGQGTGVTATGLLLLRMADPFGRSRTMEAFSFKQLLFEPFLGGGLVTALSPLLIVSWGLPRFSVVALLLTLASLLLGLRLGRQRQRS; the protein is encoded by the coding sequence GTGACCCAGCCAATCTGCCTGGCCGGTCACCCCCGCGAACCAACGGTGCCACCGAGATGGCAACCTGCCGGCACTCACGCAACCTTTATGGGGCTCAAGCTGTTCGACGTGCTGGTGGCCTTTGCCGGCCTGAGCCTGCTGCTGCTGGCGGGGATGGCCCTTCGTCAAAGGCTGCGCTGGCTGCGTGCTCTGGGCATTCCCGAGGCCCTGGTCGCTGGTCTGCTGGGGTTGCTGGTCGGTCCTTTCGGGCTTTGGTCGGTGTTCCCTGATGCGGTTTACAGGGTGTGGAGCCAGACCCCTGGCGTGCTGATCTCCCTGGTGTTCGCCACCTTGTTCCTTGGACAAAGACTGCCCAGCCCAAGGGTGATCTGGAACCGGGCTGCAGGACAGACCGCATTCGGCATGGTGCTGGGTTTCGGTCAGTACCTGGTGGGAGCACTGTTGGTGCTGGGGGTGCTCCAGCCCCTGTTTGGCACTGATCCCCTGATGGCTGCTTTGATTGAAGTGGGCTTCGAGGGCGGTCACGGCACCGCCGCCGGCATGGGCCCCACCTTCACAGAGCTGGGGCTGCCCTCCGGGGAAACCCTGGGTCTTGCCATGGCCACGGTGGGGGTTCTGACCGCCGTGCTGCTCGGCAGCACTCTGGTGGTGATCGGACGCAGTCGCCGCTGGTTATCCCAGGGTGAGAGCGAAGCCGCCAGCAGCGCCTCTGCCACTCCGCTGATGCGGACAGGCGACGGCGATCCGATGTCAGCGGATGAACGACTCGCTCTGGAGACGGCTGCCGGAACCGTGGAGTCCGAGCGAACGCAGTCGATGACCATCGATGCGCTCACGGTGAACGGGGCTCTCGCCGGAGGCGGCGTCGGTTTAGGAATTCTGCTCAAAGCAGGGCTCACCCAGCTGGGTGGACTCGCTGGAGGCGAAGCCACAGCCAGGCTGCTGGCCGCGATTCCCGTCTTTCCTCTGGCGATGGTGGGGGGATTGATCGTTCAGGTTCTGCTGCAGCGAAGTCGCCAGACCCGCCTGGTGTCTCCTGTGGCCCAGGCCAGCATCGGCTCCCTGGCGATGGATCTCCTGATCACAGCCGCCATGGCCAGCCTCAACCTGCCGCTTCTGGAGGAGAACTGGCTTCCATTCGCGCTGCTCGCTGCAGCAGGTCTCACCTGGAATGTCTGCGCATTCCTCTGGTTGGCGCCGCGCATTTTTGGCGACCACTGGTTCGAGCGTGGCATTGCAGACTTCGGTCAGGGCACAGGCGTGACGGCCACAGGGTTGCTGTTGCTGCGCATGGCTGACCCCTTCGGACGCAGCCGCACCATGGAGGCGTTCTCCTTCAAACAATTGCTGTTCGAACCTTTCCTCGGCGGCGGGCTGGTGACAGCCCTATCCCCCTTGCTGATCGTGAGCTGGGGTCTGCCCCGCTTCAGCGTGGTCGCCCTGCTTCTCACCCTGGCCTCGCTGCTGCTGGGTCTGCGTCTCGGGCGGCAGCGCCAACGGAGCTGA
- the sufC gene encoding Fe-S cluster assembly ATPase SufC, giving the protein MIRPDAELLLDISDLHASVEDQPILKGVNLQVRAGEVHAVMGRNGSGKSTLSKILAGHPSYRVTGGSVRYRGDDLFALEPEERARLGVFLGFQYPVEIPGVSNLEFLRVATNARRDTQGQEELDTFEFEDHVREKLKVVQMDPAFLERSVNQGFSGGEKKRNEILQMALLEPVISILDETDSGLDIDALRIVAGGVNQLSSPDTASILITHYQRLLDEITPDYVHVMAAGRILRTGGRELAVELEQIGYDWVDEQLATEGVS; this is encoded by the coding sequence GTGATTCGTCCCGACGCCGAGCTGCTTCTCGACATTTCCGACCTGCATGCTTCCGTGGAGGATCAGCCCATCCTCAAAGGCGTGAACCTGCAGGTTCGTGCCGGTGAGGTCCATGCGGTGATGGGACGTAACGGCAGCGGCAAAAGCACCCTCTCCAAGATTCTCGCCGGCCATCCTTCTTACCGCGTCACTGGAGGATCCGTGCGTTACCGCGGTGATGATCTCTTCGCGCTCGAACCAGAGGAACGGGCACGCCTCGGCGTGTTCCTCGGATTTCAGTATCCGGTTGAGATTCCCGGGGTCAGCAACCTGGAATTTCTAAGGGTGGCCACCAATGCTCGCCGGGACACGCAGGGCCAAGAAGAGCTTGACACCTTCGAGTTCGAAGACCATGTGCGCGAGAAGCTCAAGGTGGTCCAGATGGATCCTGCCTTCCTTGAGCGAAGCGTCAATCAGGGGTTTTCGGGGGGAGAGAAAAAACGCAATGAAATCCTGCAGATGGCTTTGCTCGAGCCAGTGATCTCCATCCTTGATGAAACAGACTCCGGACTCGATATCGATGCTCTACGCATCGTTGCCGGCGGGGTGAATCAGCTCTCCAGCCCAGACACAGCATCGATTTTGATCACCCATTACCAGCGTTTGCTGGATGAGATCACTCCCGACTACGTCCACGTGATGGCTGCAGGCCGGATTCTGCGGACCGGTGGCAGGGAACTGGCGGTGGAGCTTGAGCAGATCGGGTACGACTGGGTGGATGAGCAGCTGGCGACCGAGGGAGTGTCCTGA
- the sufB gene encoding Fe-S cluster assembly protein SufB — MTSTSTRDLVSQPYKYGFVTEIETDKIAKGLSEDVVRLISGKKDEPDFLLQFRLKAFRHWLTLEEPDWAALGYPPIDYQDIIYYAAPKQQDKKASLDEVDPKLLETFDKLGIPLSEQKRLSNVAVDAVFDSVSIATTYKEKLAEHGVVFCSFSEAVKEHPALIERYLGTVVASNDNYFAALNSAVFSDGSFVFIPKGVECPMELSTYFRINSGDTGQFERTLIVAEEGASVSYLEGCTAPMFDTNQLHAAVVELVALDDASIKYSTVQNWYAGDENGVGGIYNFVTKRGQCRGARSRISWTQVETGSAITWKYPSCVLQGADSVGEFYSVALTNNRQQADTGTKMVHVGPRTRSTIVSKGISAGHSSNSYRGLVQIGPGASGARNYSQCDSMLIGDQAGANTYPYIRSQQPDSAVEHEASTCRISEDQLFYLQSRGIGFEEAVSMMVSGFCRDVFNQLPMEFAAEADKLLALKLEGSVG, encoded by the coding sequence ATGACCTCCACGTCCACACGGGATCTTGTCAGCCAGCCGTACAAATACGGCTTCGTGACCGAGATCGAGACCGACAAGATCGCTAAAGGTCTCAGTGAGGACGTGGTGCGTCTGATCTCGGGAAAAAAAGATGAACCCGATTTTCTGCTCCAGTTCCGTCTGAAGGCATTTCGGCATTGGCTCACCCTCGAGGAACCCGACTGGGCTGCGCTCGGGTATCCGCCGATCGACTACCAGGACATCATTTACTACGCAGCCCCGAAGCAGCAAGACAAAAAAGCCAGCCTCGATGAGGTCGACCCCAAGCTTCTGGAGACCTTTGACAAGCTCGGAATTCCTCTGAGCGAGCAGAAGCGTTTGAGCAATGTGGCCGTGGATGCTGTCTTTGACAGTGTGTCCATTGCCACGACCTACAAGGAGAAGCTTGCAGAGCACGGTGTGGTGTTCTGCTCCTTCAGTGAGGCGGTCAAGGAACACCCCGCCCTGATCGAGCGCTACCTGGGCACTGTGGTGGCCAGCAACGACAACTACTTCGCGGCTCTCAATTCCGCTGTGTTCAGTGATGGGTCCTTTGTGTTCATCCCTAAGGGTGTGGAGTGCCCGATGGAGCTCTCCACGTATTTCCGCATTAATTCAGGGGATACAGGGCAGTTTGAGCGCACGCTGATTGTTGCCGAGGAGGGGGCTTCGGTGAGTTACCTCGAGGGATGCACCGCGCCGATGTTCGATACCAACCAGCTGCATGCGGCCGTTGTCGAGCTTGTGGCGCTGGATGACGCTTCGATCAAATATTCCACGGTTCAGAACTGGTACGCCGGCGATGAGAACGGGGTGGGCGGGATTTACAACTTTGTGACCAAGCGGGGCCAGTGCCGTGGCGCGCGGAGTCGCATCAGCTGGACTCAGGTGGAAACAGGCTCGGCGATCACTTGGAAATATCCGAGCTGTGTTCTTCAAGGAGCCGACTCGGTTGGCGAGTTCTATTCCGTGGCTCTCACCAACAACCGCCAGCAGGCCGATACCGGAACCAAGATGGTTCATGTTGGACCACGCACCCGCTCCACGATTGTGAGCAAAGGCATCAGTGCCGGTCACTCCAGCAATAGCTATCGCGGTTTGGTACAGATCGGTCCGGGTGCGTCCGGCGCCAGGAATTACAGCCAGTGCGATTCGATGTTGATCGGTGATCAGGCCGGTGCCAACACTTATCCCTACATCCGCTCCCAGCAGCCTGATTCAGCGGTGGAGCACGAAGCCAGCACCTGCAGAATCTCCGAAGACCAGCTCTTTTATCTTCAAAGTCGAGGAATCGGTTTCGAAGAGGCTGTATCGATGATGGTGAGTGGCTTCTGCCGCGATGTGTTCAACCAGCTGCCGATGGAATTCGCTGCTGAAGCTGACAAGCTCCTTGCCCTCAAGCTCGAGGGCTCCGTGGGCTGA